One window from the genome of Paracoccus zhejiangensis encodes:
- a CDS encoding ABC transporter substrate-binding protein, which yields MNRRNLMKATALAALLGMGAGAAVAQDAEKKVIGVSIPSATHGFMGGLNWHAQDSIERLSAAYPNLEFVLATAGDSAKQVADIEDMMATRNIDGLVVLPFESEPLTAPVAAVKEAGKFVTVVDRGLSQEGIEDLYVAGDNTAFGRVAGEYFRDNLEAGSKVVVLRGIPTTLDNERVEAFQAALEGSEIEILDMQHGNWNRDDAFTVMQDYLSKYPEIDAVWAADDDMAVGVMEAIAAANRSEEMWVIGGAGMKEIVKRIMDGDPQLPVNVTYPPALISSAIEMTALRFVSNAPMTGRFIIGSQLITPENAEQFYYPDSPF from the coding sequence ATGAACCGCAGAAATCTGATGAAGGCAACGGCGCTGGCCGCCCTGCTGGGCATGGGCGCAGGCGCAGCCGTCGCGCAGGATGCCGAGAAAAAGGTCATCGGGGTCTCGATCCCCTCGGCCACGCATGGCTTCATGGGCGGGCTGAACTGGCACGCGCAGGACAGCATCGAACGCCTCAGCGCCGCCTATCCGAACCTCGAGTTTGTGCTGGCCACGGCAGGCGATTCCGCCAAGCAGGTCGCCGATATCGAGGACATGATGGCCACCCGCAACATCGACGGCCTCGTCGTCCTGCCCTTCGAATCCGAGCCGCTGACCGCCCCGGTCGCCGCAGTGAAGGAAGCCGGCAAATTCGTCACCGTGGTCGATCGCGGCCTGTCGCAGGAAGGCATCGAAGACCTCTATGTCGCCGGTGACAACACCGCCTTTGGCCGGGTCGCGGGCGAGTATTTCCGCGACAATCTGGAAGCCGGCAGCAAGGTTGTGGTCCTGCGCGGCATCCCGACCACGCTCGACAATGAACGGGTCGAGGCTTTCCAGGCGGCGCTGGAGGGCTCGGAGATCGAGATCCTCGACATGCAGCACGGCAACTGGAACCGCGACGACGCCTTCACCGTCATGCAGGACTACCTGTCGAAATATCCCGAGATCGACGCGGTCTGGGCCGCCGATGACGACATGGCCGTCGGCGTCATGGAGGCCATCGCCGCCGCCAACCGCAGCGAGGAAATGTGGGTGATCGGCGGCGCGGGAATGAAGGAAATCGTCAAGCGCATCATGGACGGCGACCCGCAACTGCCGGTGAACGTGACCTACCCGCCGGCGCTGATCTCCTCGGCCATCGAGATGACCGCCCTGCGCTTCGTCTCGAACGCGCCAATGACCGGCCGCTTCATCA
- a CDS encoding ABC transporter permease, with amino-acid sequence MKLDLHTLGPLVALVALIILGALLNPAFLAPANITNVLARSAFIGMIAVGMTFVITAGGLDLSVGSMAAFLAGIAIIAMNFALPSVGENWGTIILGMIVCILGGIAAGYLNGALITKARIEPFIVTLGTMGIFRSLITWMADGGTLSLDYGLRTLARPVYYGGIGWITWPIIAFALTAIVGEWIMRHSRFGRHVEAIGSNDRVARYSAIDVNRVKLMTYVLLGLLVGLATVLYVPRLGSASGSTGTLWELEAIAAVIIGGTALKGGTGRVWGTVVGVLILSLIDNILNLADLVSPYLNGAIQGVIIVLAVVLQREKRTADER; translated from the coding sequence ATGAAACTGGATCTGCATACCCTTGGCCCGCTGGTCGCGCTGGTCGCGCTGATCATCCTCGGCGCGCTGCTGAACCCGGCCTTTCTGGCCCCGGCCAATATCACCAATGTTCTGGCGCGCTCGGCTTTCATCGGCATGATCGCGGTCGGCATGACCTTCGTCATCACCGCCGGCGGGCTCGACCTGTCGGTCGGCTCGATGGCGGCGTTTCTGGCAGGCATCGCCATCATCGCGATGAACTTCGCTTTGCCCTCGGTCGGCGAGAACTGGGGCACGATCATCCTTGGCATGATCGTCTGCATCCTCGGCGGCATCGCGGCGGGCTATCTGAACGGCGCGCTGATCACCAAGGCGCGGATCGAGCCCTTCATCGTCACCCTGGGCACCATGGGCATCTTCCGCTCGCTGATCACCTGGATGGCCGATGGCGGCACGCTGAGTCTCGATTACGGCCTGCGCACGCTGGCCCGGCCGGTCTACTACGGCGGCATCGGCTGGATCACCTGGCCGATCATCGCCTTTGCCCTGACGGCGATCGTCGGCGAATGGATCATGCGCCATTCCCGCTTTGGCCGCCATGTCGAGGCCATCGGCTCGAATGACCGGGTGGCGCGCTATTCGGCCATCGACGTCAACCGCGTCAAGCTGATGACCTATGTGCTTCTGGGCCTGCTGGTCGGGTTGGCCACCGTGCTTTACGTCCCCCGCCTCGGCTCGGCCTCGGGCTCGACCGGCACGCTCTGGGAACTCGAGGCGATCGCCGCCGTCATCATCGGCGGCACCGCGCTGAAGGGCGGGACGGGCCGGGTCTGGGGCACCGTGGTCGGTGTGCTGATCCTGTCCCTGATCGACAACATCCTCAATCTGGCCGATCTGGTGAGCCCCTATCTGAACGGGGCGATCCAGGGGGTCATCATCGTTCTTGCTGTCGTCTTGCAGCGGGAGAAACGCACCGCCGACGAGCGGTAG